The Deltaproteobacteria bacterium genomic sequence TGAAACGGAACTGGGCAAGAAGCCGGCCACAAAGTAGAGACTGTTGGTTTTGTCATTCCTCGCTGTGCTTCGAATCCAATTTGTTATCAAGCAGATTCTTCGCTCCGCTCAGAATGACAGTAATGACGAAGGGTTCAGGATGACTAGGGTGCCCTAGAAAGCAATAAACAATGGAAATTGATCGTAGAGATTTTTTAAAATATTCAATTTGGGGTCTGGGCTGTTTCATCGGTGCTTCTCTTTTTGCGCCGGCCGCCACCTATTTTTTGTCTCCCGTCTGGAAGGAAAGCGATCTTGACTGGGTTTTCTTAGGAGAAGCCGACACCATCCCCGTCGACAAACCCACAAAAGTTGATTTTGTTCAAAGACGCAAAGATGGCTGGATGACCGTTGAAGAGCGGCGTTCCGCGTGGGTCGTGACGAAAGACGGAAAGGAATTCACGATTTTTGATCCACACTGTACCCATCTGGGATGTCCCTACCGCTGGGATAACGCGAAGAATGAATTTTTATGTCCGTGTCACGCGGCCGTGTTTGACATGAATGGCAACGTGATTTCGGGGCCGCCGCCCAGACCGCTGGACCGCTACGCCGTCAAAGTGGAAAACGGAAAACTGTGGGTACTGCCTACACTAAAGAGGGCTTGAGAAAATGCGGACAATTTTGGGATGGTTTCAGAATCGTTTCGGATGGCCGGATATCCAACAGACTCTTTTGGATCGCAAGATTCCCTTGCCCGGAAAATGGGCGTGGGCCTATACGCTAGGGTCAGCAACGTTAGCTGTTTTTCTTCTTCAGATTATTACGGGTGTACTGCTCGGGATGAATTATTCCCCATCTCCCGATCATGCCTATGAATCCATTCGCTACATCATGACCCAAGTTCCCATGGGCGCTTTTATCCGCGGCCTGCACAAATGGGGTGCGTCCGTCATGATCGTTCTTATATTTT encodes the following:
- a CDS encoding ubiquinol-cytochrome c reductase iron-sulfur subunit, translating into MEIDRRDFLKYSIWGLGCFIGASLFAPAATYFLSPVWKESDLDWVFLGEADTIPVDKPTKVDFVQRRKDGWMTVEERRSAWVVTKDGKEFTIFDPHCTHLGCPYRWDNAKNEFLCPCHAAVFDMNGNVISGPPPRPLDRYAVKVENGKLWVLPTLKRA